The genomic stretch AGCCCTAAACTCCAAAGAAAATAAGGATGATCCTCTATCAAATGTGAAAGGAAATCGGCCAAGACCAATATACCTTTAAGTTTCCATATAATTGCTTCTCACAGTGATTCACAATATACTATCAAAAATGGTttgaaacaaaaacaataggGCATTTACAGGAGCTAGCAGCAACAAAGTAATCCCCCCAAAAAACCCTAATTGGAATTGGAgcaaataaatatggaaatatAAACAGGCATTCCTTGGGTTAGGATAGAGTGTAAGTCACATCACAATATACAGCTCAAGGAGAGTTTGCCCCTTCCGCCCAGACACCCCGACAAGGCAAAAGACGCAATCAATTATCCTCAATCCCCTCCCTTAGGAAGGATAAACATCGCCTCAATATTCCCCTATACACATATCTGGTTTAATCGATTCTCTCTTTCTCAATGCAAGCGTGCTATGAAATTCTGAATTTGATGATTAAAAGCGTGTAGAAATAGTAAAACtaaccaaaaatatataaatctgAAATTACTACAGAGCACTAATTCAACGGGACAGCGAAAACAAACAATAAGTAAATAATCGTTCTGCTGCAAATCTACGGCGGTGAATTTGTATGTTAGAAAGAAAGGGAACTGTTCATATATACCACTTCTTCATATTCATAGACACTCTCCGAGACAGAAGGTACACAGCTACTGGATTCCCGTACTCGGTCCTCCTATGATGAATGTCTATGTATCCTTTTCTCAATTCGTAATTTCTTACCTGATACTCAGTGGTCATTACATATAACGGagcttttttcttttgaatttcttagggttttttattttttattttttgaaatgaaagcTTGCCATTTTCTAacctaattaaaaaatgaaatgcgAAAAGGACACAGTGTTATTAAAACCAACAAATCATTCAAATAAAAAGTTGtggtaaatatatattttttgagtaatattgaCCCTGTTAGAAAGCGAAAAGAGTTAATATCGGCTCAAACTCACCCCTTCTATATCGGAATGTAATTGGGTGTCACTATAACACAATGTCTTAGcagtaaatatatattttagtacaataaaacatcaataataatatttacattGTGATTGACTCAAATCAAAAAGATCAATAGATAATTCTTATAAgtgtaattataaattttaatttttcgaGTCAATTTTCTATCTAATTCAGTTTGAGTTGTTTATAACGAGacatttcttatttattaaCGAGCGTCAATCCAAATTAGCTAAAAGGGGTAGTCGACTAGCGATGTCTATAgtgataataatttttttcaaattttcataatgttTATTAACAAGACTTGATTATGTGTTTAATTCGATTAGcaaaatttaattgaaattatttttaattcaatttttaatgttAAGTTggatattagtatataaaatttatatatttaaaaattacattaaatatattattaaaaaaactaaattttaaaaaatgtaaaaaagaaaaagttgttgGATGGGTAAAATGGAACAGATTAAGTAAAACAGAACAGACTATCAGAGAAGCATGAGAAGAAGTCAATAGCTATGACCAAAGAACTTGACTACAAATTTACAAACGGGCAAAGAGAAACACATATGGAAGTAGTGTGTATAAATTTGTGAATCATTTACATGGAATCCCTGCTAAAAGAAAGTTTTCATATGCTGAGATTAAATTGGCTCCCTCCTGCCAATTTCTGCAGCTCAGTTCATTTTGTGTTTGAAACCATCTGGTATACATGATGACCAACATAGTGGTACAAGTGTTGAAGCTGCCTGTATCATAAGGGCATATGGCAAGCCTGAGAAGTCGTTTCCCATCACCATGAGAAACGATGATAAGGCAACGCCAATGTACCCGCTAACTATGAAGGCAAGAGCTATGGCGGACATAAGAAACGCCATTATAGATCCTTCACAACCGGGCGGGCAAAGCTGAGCCATTAAAACGCTAAAAGGCAGAATCTTGAAGAAGTATAACACCTCTAGAAAGCCCGAGAAAACCACAACATATAAGGAGTCTGGAATACCCATCATCCTGTACACCCCTTTCACAAACAACACATCTGATACCATGAATACAGCCATAGAGGCCTGAATTGCAGATATTAATTTCCTTGGTGAAATAGACTTGAGGTGACTGTTATAGACTACTCCCCATAACAGCATCGCTACCTGTCCAAACACTTTTGAAATACCCAATACTGATGATTCAATCCTCAAATATTGTGTTTGGTAATAGAACATGGTCCCCGTTAGGGCTGGAATAACAGCGTAAGATGCTGCAAACCAAAGTATTGAGTAAGAAATCTCTGGTTTCTGCAATACAACAAGGAGTTCAGAGAGTTGCTTTCTGATCCTTAGATTTGGTGGAGCTTTTGGGAGGCCCAGAGAGCTCTCTTTGATGAAAACTGTTATTAGATACTGGAGAGAGAGGATAATGCCAAACACAAGGAACATAGCTTGTGGGGAAAATCTGTTCATGGCAATACCAACTAGTATGTTCCCAAGAACTCCACCGAGGGAAGAGGTCATCCAAACAAAAGACTGAAGCTCGCCTGAAGGGTGAGATTGCGCATTTTTGGATGAAGAACTGGATTGCTTTCCTATCTCCGCAACAATGGCATCATTGGCAACCTCAGCAATTGAAGCACCCAAGTTTCCAATGAGTAGACATACAGTGATAGCAAAAAACGAGATACTTGAAGGGGAAAATAGTGCAAGAACCAGCCATGACACTGCTTGCAAAAATGCTGAAAGAAAACAATCACTGGTGAGTGAAAATGGGCATAGAATTTATTGCTGAAAACTTCAACAAACCTGCACCAGAAGTTAGTTGTTAGAAGCTATCTTATGTCAAGGTGCAGCATCAGTGCCTCCCAATCCCATTACCACAGGCATTTACTCAGTGACAGGAAGCTTGAGGAAAGGCAGATATTATAAAAAGCTTCCCCATCGCCTCCTATCTACAATGTACATCCAAGAAAGCAGTCAACTACTCTATACATTAATCATCAAGTAACATACAATTCAGGCAAAATGATTACCGTAATCAAGCCAATCATTAAATTGTGGACCTGATCcaatacacataatttaacttcataaggtacaaaattcatgttcataatgcccAGAGTTAACGTTCACATgcacataaacacgatataatgaacatgaattttgtgcattatgaatatgaattctgtgcattatgaacattaattctatgtattatgttaagtatttaatgtttattatacagtgtttatgtatgtattatgaacatttattctctgcattataaacatgaatttcGTATTTTATGAggtcaaattttgtatattggacCAGTGgttcacgatataaattgccgtaATCAAGCTTTGAGTTACTAATTCACGGAGAATTGAAAGCAAGTTTCTAACATTGAGAGTTCCAGAGTATAAAAACGAGTTAGAAAGCAGATAAAGCCAAGACttgttcaaaattcaaagtaccTCCAAGGGCAATGTAAGGGACCCGGTGTTGGCCAGAGACGTAGAAAGAATCGGAAATGATGCCGTAGAAGGGCTTGGCTACCATGGGGAAATTAGCAGAGTTCTGGAGGATTTGAAGCGTGGAAGAGTCGACCCCGAGACTGTCCTTGAGGAAGAAGTTGACCCCCATCCATGGGAAACACCTAAACCCCTGCACCCAGAACCCTATCCCTAGTAACACCTTCCTCGTCCTCTCGCTACCCCTCCCACCTCCCTCGCCTTCACTCCTTCCCGCGCTGCCCCTGGCAATTCTAGAGGACGCCATAGCAAGTACCATTAAGCAATGACCAATACTTCCAGCTCCGATCTCCGATTAAAATCGCGGCAGAGAAAACGGCTGTTTCCGGATGCCGACGAAGATCAAGGCATTTGCTATATTCGAGAATCGAGAGCTTCTGGATCCCAGTAACGTGGCGCTTTATAACTTTGGGAGCTGTTTTCGGCTTCTCGCGTCTTTACAAGTGTCACCCTTTTTTTCCCGGCAAAATTATTCCGTATTTAGTATACTCTACTTTTTTTCCCCGgagtatttgttatttatacgCCTTTAGCAActtctcatctttttttttttcacttaaatattaaaaatactacaTAAACTTTCAactgtattaaaaataaaaaaataaaaactctcAATTCTTATCATAGAGTAAATGTGAGAGGTATAATTTGAAAGTATATGTGTCATTACAACTAGTGTCAGTGCCTCGGTGGTAATACAGTAATGCGGTATGCTAtggagtgtgtgtgtgtttttttttttgcttttatctATTTTCTCTGTGTCattttatatattctatttgctatttatttgtcaaaccaactattttgtatttactttttttaatatcattttttttacaatttttaaattttttaatagtacttttaatgtaatttataagtatataaattttacatactaattctaatattatgaaaatttaaattgtaaatactTTTAGTCAATCTTTGTTAACCGAACTTGACACATGAAAATTGGGGGAGGTAGTTGAAGTGGTTGACAGTAAGGGACAACGTGGGATGCGTGTGTTTGGAACTGACAAGCCGTGGATAGCTTATATGTGGGTGGTCCGTGTTCAGTTATTGGTAGTATaaaaggggggagggggggggagGGTTGTTCGTATAAGACACAGCTCATAGACACAGATACTCTTATGGTTAAGTGGTTTGGTTTTCTTCTTCATGCTGACATACCAGGATTTGAGTCCAGTTGGTAACATATTCCgttatatttcatttattccttTTGGTCGTTTTTTTGACTTTGTATTTATTGGGTTTCACGCTCCTCGtaataaaagttttattttcCTACCcatgttttatattattatacctAATTTATGGTGGATCCGGTCATGATAAAACCATCACAACCATTGCACAAAATTCTCCCCGTTAgtggacccaaaaaaaaaaataaaaaaattacacaaaatattCGTATCAACAGattgataaaagaaaaaggaaaagagtcAAAAGGACCATTCAACTTTActcaaaaagtgcaattaggtcattgaacttgAGAGTAAATAAGCGAACACGGTAAAAAATACTCTTTACTAATGAAGGGTTCAGGTACAAAGTCACTATACCGTACAGGAGCCTGGTCAACGTGATAGTGGGTTAGAAGTTCCCGAGCTCCTTGACTATTATATAGAAAACATCCAAAAAGGTCATCCTCACAACATTAAATGCGGTATATATAGGCTGCCTCTGGACAGTAGCCGGGTTAACG from Ipomoea triloba cultivar NCNSP0323 chromosome 12, ASM357664v1 encodes the following:
- the LOC115998057 gene encoding probable folate-biopterin transporter 7: MVLAMASSRIARGSAGRSEGEGGGRGSERTRKVLLGIGFWVQGFRCFPWMGVNFFLKDSLGVDSSTLQILQNSANFPMVAKPFYGIISDSFYVSGQHRVPYIALGAFLQAVSWLVLALFSPSSISFFAITVCLLIGNLGASIAEVANDAIVAEIGKQSSSSSKNAQSHPSGELQSFVWMTSSLGGVLGNILVGIAMNRFSPQAMFLVFGIILSLQYLITVFIKESSLGLPKAPPNLRIRKQLSELLVVLQKPEISYSILWFAASYAVIPALTGTMFYYQTQYLRIESSVLGISKVFGQVAMLLWGVVYNSHLKSISPRKLISAIQASMAVFMVSDVLFVKGVYRMMGIPDSLYVVVFSGFLEVLYFFKILPFSVLMAQLCPPGCEGSIMAFLMSAIALAFIVSGYIGVALSSFLMVMGNDFSGLPYALMIQAASTLVPLCWSSCIPDGFKHKMN